From Neodiprion pinetum isolate iyNeoPine1 chromosome 7, iyNeoPine1.2, whole genome shotgun sequence, a single genomic window includes:
- the LOC124223115 gene encoding centrosomal protein CCDC61 isoform X2 → MNNPGQNLVTTYVCKSGREYIVKMRVVGLGGESSTSRRNLDITVTDKHTAEKWQSSYDVAYIENLTQKTGNYKQFDIFVAMLQSGLLKTSDCVSLDLLTFDDLELLRCRRTEVGSDYSLVGAKMSNRRYLIITYNVEFDRIHYPLPLEYCGLPDTAVLQSTIRKLEAELERLRSAGGGIENLCKKLELLTAANKKLVEENHRLSNGGRGIHRLLGAVKSLERSVAEERASFRSRIQKLRTENSILVAKLHRSSEAVDRKPRRSSPLTLPFQSRCSMGRRRKSRSALGRGRSKSASSSPGSSSVDSIKSIGSPRQGVVGCRRLKTKEIDFGNLESRIHKLQKMLKDGININ, encoded by the exons ATGAATAATCCGGGACAAAATTTGGTTACCACATATGTATGCAAGAGCGGAAGAGAATACATCGTCAAGATGAGGGTCGTCGGCTTAGGAGGAGAATCGTCGACATCGCGGCGCAACTTGGACATTACCGTCACCGACAAACACACTGCCGAGAAATGGCAGTCCTCGTACGACGTCGCCT ATATCGAGAATCTCACCCAGAAAACAGGAAATTACAAACAATTCGATATATTCGTAGCCATGCTGCAGTCTGGTTTGTTAAAA ACGAGCGACTGTGTCTCCCTCGACCTGCTAACTTTTGACGATCTAGAGCTGTTGCGCTGCCGTAGGACCGAAGTTGGGTCAGATTATTCGTTGGTCGGTGCCAAGATGAGCAACAGGCGATATTTGATTATTACTTACAACGTGGAGTTTGACAG AATCCATTATCCATTGCCATTGGAGTATTGCGGCCTACCCGACACCGCCGTTCTACAGTCAACGATAAGAAAGCTAGAAGCTGAATTGGAGAGACTCAGGTCAGCTGGGGGTGGAATTGAGAATCTTTGTAAGAAACTTGAACTGCTAACAGCAGCCAACAAGAAACTTGTCGAAGAAAACCACAGATTGTCTAATGGCG GTCGAGGAATTCATCGTTTACTCGGAGCTGTTAAATCCTTGGAACGGTCGGTGGCTGAAGAGCGGGCATCATTTCGTTCTCGAATACAAAAACTGCGTACTGAGAACTCCATTTTGGTGGCAAAGCTGCACCGCTCAAGCGAAGCTGTCGATAGAAAGCCCCGACGATCCAGTCCGCTAACGCTTCCATTCCAAAGCAGATGTTCAATGGGTAGAAGACGTAAGAGCCGATCAGCACTAGGTCGTGGTCGATCAAAGTCGGCAAGTTCCTCGCCAG GCAGCTCCTCTGTCGACTCGATCAAGTCTATAGGGTCCCCTCGCCAAGGAGTCGTAGGATGTCGTCGGTTGAAGACGAAAG AAATAGACTTTGGAAATTTGGAGTCTCGAATTCACAAATTGCAGAAGATGCTCAAGGATGGAATCAACATTAATTAA
- the LOC124223115 gene encoding centrosomal protein CCDC61 isoform X1 gives MNNPGQNLVTTYVCKSGREYIVKMRVVGLGGESSTSRRNLDITVTDKHTAEKWQSSYDVACLLVRSPLNDHLVSADIENLTQKTGNYKQFDIFVAMLQSGLLKTSDCVSLDLLTFDDLELLRCRRTEVGSDYSLVGAKMSNRRYLIITYNVEFDRIHYPLPLEYCGLPDTAVLQSTIRKLEAELERLRSAGGGIENLCKKLELLTAANKKLVEENHRLSNGGRGIHRLLGAVKSLERSVAEERASFRSRIQKLRTENSILVAKLHRSSEAVDRKPRRSSPLTLPFQSRCSMGRRRKSRSALGRGRSKSASSSPGSSSVDSIKSIGSPRQGVVGCRRLKTKEIDFGNLESRIHKLQKMLKDGININ, from the exons ATGAATAATCCGGGACAAAATTTGGTTACCACATATGTATGCAAGAGCGGAAGAGAATACATCGTCAAGATGAGGGTCGTCGGCTTAGGAGGAGAATCGTCGACATCGCGGCGCAACTTGGACATTACCGTCACCGACAAACACACTGCCGAGAAATGGCAGTCCTCGTACGACGTCGCCTGTCT ATTGGTACGTTCACCCTTGAATGATCATCTTGTTTCGGCAGATATCGAGAATCTCACCCAGAAAACAGGAAATTACAAACAATTCGATATATTCGTAGCCATGCTGCAGTCTGGTTTGTTAAAA ACGAGCGACTGTGTCTCCCTCGACCTGCTAACTTTTGACGATCTAGAGCTGTTGCGCTGCCGTAGGACCGAAGTTGGGTCAGATTATTCGTTGGTCGGTGCCAAGATGAGCAACAGGCGATATTTGATTATTACTTACAACGTGGAGTTTGACAG AATCCATTATCCATTGCCATTGGAGTATTGCGGCCTACCCGACACCGCCGTTCTACAGTCAACGATAAGAAAGCTAGAAGCTGAATTGGAGAGACTCAGGTCAGCTGGGGGTGGAATTGAGAATCTTTGTAAGAAACTTGAACTGCTAACAGCAGCCAACAAGAAACTTGTCGAAGAAAACCACAGATTGTCTAATGGCG GTCGAGGAATTCATCGTTTACTCGGAGCTGTTAAATCCTTGGAACGGTCGGTGGCTGAAGAGCGGGCATCATTTCGTTCTCGAATACAAAAACTGCGTACTGAGAACTCCATTTTGGTGGCAAAGCTGCACCGCTCAAGCGAAGCTGTCGATAGAAAGCCCCGACGATCCAGTCCGCTAACGCTTCCATTCCAAAGCAGATGTTCAATGGGTAGAAGACGTAAGAGCCGATCAGCACTAGGTCGTGGTCGATCAAAGTCGGCAAGTTCCTCGCCAG GCAGCTCCTCTGTCGACTCGATCAAGTCTATAGGGTCCCCTCGCCAAGGAGTCGTAGGATGTCGTCGGTTGAAGACGAAAG AAATAGACTTTGGAAATTTGGAGTCTCGAATTCACAAATTGCAGAAGATGCTCAAGGATGGAATCAACATTAATTAA
- the LOC124223116 gene encoding optic atrophy 3 protein homolog, whose translation MVVGVFPALKLGMLLIKQISKPLAQMFVNQAKNHPVFRTYFIIPPAQFYHWAEVKGKMYLMNLGKPTKVAKLNEAMAIELGANLMGEVIIFSIAGGCIMLEYSRQAAKEAKKEEVRLAQIQQFTNDIESLYGTTLRQEVEIRRLESVVNQLASRAKITLPRDTGYDVKSSGDSEPEAVQEKHCATDDKSNNRTDSLKKGNVEHSQSLVDRAIVYFENDVRRDKLS comes from the exons ATGGTCGTCGGGGTATTTCCAGCCCTTAAACTGGGCATGCTGCTGATCAAACAGATCAGCAAACCACTGGCCCAAATGTTTGTCAATCAGGCAAAAAATCATCCGGTTTTCAGAACTTACTTCATCATACCACCTGCTCAGT TTTACCATTGGGCGGAGGTCAAGGGAAAGATGTATCTTATGAATCTTGGTAAGCCAACCAAGGTAGCAAAGTTGAACGAAGCAATGGCTATTGAGCTGGGGGCCAACCTGATGGGGGAGGTGATCATTTTCAGCATTGCCGGTGGTTGTATCATGTTGGAGTATTCTCGGCAGGCAGCAAAAGAGGCAAAAAAAGAGGAAGTACGCTTGGCCCAGATTCAACAATTTACTAACGATATAGAATCGTTGTATGGTACAACATTGCGTCAAGAGGTCGAAATTCGCCGATTGGAGAGCGTTGTGAATCAGTTAGCAAGCCGTGCAAAAATTACATTACCCAGAGATACGGGATATGACGTGAAAAGCTCTGGCGATAGTGAACCAGAAGCAGTTCAAGAAAAGCACTGTGCAACAGATGACAAGAGTAACAACAGGACGGACAGTCTAAAGAAGGGAAATGTTGAACACAGTCAATCATTGGTTGATCGTGCTATcgtttactttgaaaatgATGTCAGAAGAGACAAGCTAAGTTAA
- the CIA30 gene encoding complex I intermediate-associated protein 30, mitochondrial: MYFRIPRMVATVTRCEHVGIQVRRFWEQDRKSGYPRVAAKSSSEKRNDLWHIRNGFRILGDEFKLFKREVIEHLESDPLLIYRKDEIDLAWRFNGDKKSLDQWFVTADSDYEEGYSNCSLQLTKSGRGLFSGYLDKRVPKTGNIKKAGYCNINTLRARKSFKREGYYDWHPYNHLVMRVRGDGRSYMLNISTAGYFDITWNDVYHYALYTRGGPYWQYVKIPFSKFFMASKGRIQDHQEPLPLHNVVSFGITAADKVTGPFNLEIDYIGLLFDPSHKEECAYEMYKTDDYIAGY; this comes from the exons ATGTACTTCAGGATTCCACGGATGGTGGCAACAGTCACCAGATGTGAACACGTTGGGATACAAGTACGTCGGTTTTGGGAACAAGATCGCAAATCAGGTTATCCGCGAGTCGCAGCAAAAAGCTCAtccgaaaaacgaaacgacCTCTGGCACATTCGTAATGGCTTTCGTATACTCGGGGACGAGTTTAAACTCTTCAAACGTGAGGTAATTGAACACTTGGAAAGTGATCCGTTGTTGATATATCGAAAGGACGAAATTGACCTCGCTTGGCGGTTCAACGGTGACAAAAAGTCACTCGACCAATGGTTTGTCACCGCCGATAGTGACTATGAGGAAGGTTACTCAAATTGCAG CCTGCAATTGACCAAGTCTGGCAGAGGGCTGTTTTCTGGATACTTGGACAAACGTGTACCAAAAACAGGAAACATCAAAAAGGCAGGATATTGCAACATTAATACTCTACGTGCTCGCAAGTCCTTCAAACGAGAAGGTTACTATGACTGGCATCCCTATAATCATCTGGTAATGCGGGTTAGAGGGGACGGTAGATCCTACATGCTCAACATATCGACAGCTGGATACTTTGATATAACTTGGAATGATGTCTATCACTATGCACTCTACACAAGAGGTGGACCTTATTGGCAGTATGTGAAaatacctttttcaaaattcttcatGGCCAGCAAAGGAAGAATCCAAGACCACCAAGAGCCATTACCCCTGCACAATGTAGTTAGCTTCGGAATTACCGCAGCTGACAAGGTGACAGGGCCGTTTAACTTGGAAATTGACTACATCGGATTGTTATTTGATCCAAGTCATAAGGAAGAATGTGCGTATGAAATGTACAAAACTGACGACTACATCGCCGGATATTGA
- the CLS gene encoding probable cardiolipin synthase (CMP-forming) isoform X1 yields the protein MTQFMLVRNRYCLAPLERCLLEKCKKLCGNRIYHGNVEKSNGNRLSAKRQTLSRTVLRERIIRDIRLTKERMEEVIERENIWTIPNFLCIGRILTSPYLGYLIVSQDYQVALWLLGIAGVTDLADGWIARTWASQASKLGSFLDPIADKLLIGTLFLSLTWTGLIPAQLTCLVVARDILLVIGASFIRYRSLPMPRTLVKYFDPTYASVQLAPTLASKLNTGVQLCLVGSTLAAPVFHFVDHPLLQGLCYLTAVTTLAGGLSYLVSKDTYKFLRKRKINPPSSPS from the exons ATGACCCAATTTATGTTGGTGAGAAATAGATATTGTCTTGCACCACTGGAGCGATGCCTACTCGAAAAATGCAAGAAGCTATGCGGAAATCGAATCTATCACGGCAAtgtagaaaaatcaaatggCAATCGTTTATCTGCCAAACGGCAAACTCTATCCCGCACAGTGTTGCGAGAGCGTATAATACGCGACATACGTCTTACAAAGGAACGAATGGAAGAAGTTATAGAACGGGAAAACATCTGGACGATACCAAACTTTCTTTGCATAGGTCGTATATTGACATCGCCATACCTGGGATACCTGATTGTATCCCAAGATTACCAG GTTGCGCTCTGGCTGCTTGGAATAGCAGGAGTTACAGATTTGGCCGATGGATGGATAGCTCGAACTTGGGCATCTCAAGCATCAAAGTTGGGAAGTTTTTTGGATCCCATAGCAGACAAGTTACTGATAGGCACGCTCTTCCTGTCTCTTACCTGGACCGGACTTATTCCCGCGCAACTGACCTGCTTAGTCGTTGCCAGAGATATCCTTTTGGTAATCGGTGCCTCTTTCATCAGATATCGATCACTGCCTATGCCC AGAACTttggtgaaatattttgacCCAACGTACGCCTCAGTGCAGCTAGCGCCGACGTTGGCTAGCAAACTAAATACCGGAGTACAATTGTGCCTGGTCGGTAGTACCTTAGCTGCTCcagtttttcatttcgttgaTCACCCTCTGTTGCAAGGCCTTTGCTACCTGACAGCCGTCACAACCCTAGCTGGAGGCCTCAGTTACCTGGTATCAAAAGATACGTACAAGTTTCTTCGTAAGAGGAAGATCAACCCTCCATCATCACCTTCATGA
- the CLS gene encoding probable cardiolipin synthase (CMP-forming) isoform X2 translates to MEEVIERENIWTIPNFLCIGRILTSPYLGYLIVSQDYQVALWLLGIAGVTDLADGWIARTWASQASKLGSFLDPIADKLLIGTLFLSLTWTGLIPAQLTCLVVARDILLVIGASFIRYRSLPMPRTLVKYFDPTYASVQLAPTLASKLNTGVQLCLVGSTLAAPVFHFVDHPLLQGLCYLTAVTTLAGGLSYLVSKDTYKFLRKRKINPPSSPS, encoded by the exons ATGGAAGAAGTTATAGAACGGGAAAACATCTGGACGATACCAAACTTTCTTTGCATAGGTCGTATATTGACATCGCCATACCTGGGATACCTGATTGTATCCCAAGATTACCAG GTTGCGCTCTGGCTGCTTGGAATAGCAGGAGTTACAGATTTGGCCGATGGATGGATAGCTCGAACTTGGGCATCTCAAGCATCAAAGTTGGGAAGTTTTTTGGATCCCATAGCAGACAAGTTACTGATAGGCACGCTCTTCCTGTCTCTTACCTGGACCGGACTTATTCCCGCGCAACTGACCTGCTTAGTCGTTGCCAGAGATATCCTTTTGGTAATCGGTGCCTCTTTCATCAGATATCGATCACTGCCTATGCCC AGAACTttggtgaaatattttgacCCAACGTACGCCTCAGTGCAGCTAGCGCCGACGTTGGCTAGCAAACTAAATACCGGAGTACAATTGTGCCTGGTCGGTAGTACCTTAGCTGCTCcagtttttcatttcgttgaTCACCCTCTGTTGCAAGGCCTTTGCTACCTGACAGCCGTCACAACCCTAGCTGGAGGCCTCAGTTACCTGGTATCAAAAGATACGTACAAGTTTCTTCGTAAGAGGAAGATCAACCCTCCATCATCACCTTCATGA